In a genomic window of Sardina pilchardus chromosome 20, fSarPil1.1, whole genome shotgun sequence:
- the LOC134068067 gene encoding uncharacterized protein LOC134068067 produces the protein MNNFTEFTTSAVKAIDVTESLGVQCILPIMTDLGHKGLLDSVLKSNLDYAMKAVEALPISKRTNALLDVSGQKTFVSIRTGFPELHYTVWSDSDGPKLLLTVTTKNTKLTTKDIDKSYFAGHCCRDELKSCMKQAHEIVASKEKKGGLSNVELKIMCGELRLTFITQSPSTTIEVRPEWRAKIKNYNLLDVPGVMNNMEKSGEMSPSMLACFHYFLKNYRKNVCTASSAHILLMSEGQKVELFFKDQSGWQDGTNDVVLPDNIVIFIGANNCPEMIHDRRHY, from the coding sequence GATTATGACTGACTTGGGTCATAAGGGTCTTCTTGATTCAGTCTTAAAGTCCAACCTAGACTATGCCATGAAAGCAGTAGAAGCCTTGCCCATCTCTAAAAGGACAAATGCACTGCTGGATGTGTCAGGACAGAAGACGTTTGTCAGCATCAGGACTGGATTTCCTGAATTGCACTATACCGtgtggagtgacagtgacggtcCCAAACTGCTTCTGACAGTCACAACTAAGAACACAAAACTGACTACTAAAGACATTGACAAGTCATACTTTGCTGGACATTGTTGCAGGGATGAATTGAAGAGTTGCATGAAGCAGGCACATGAAATAGTTGCCtccaaagaaaagaaaggaggcCTTTCCAACGTGGAGTTGAAGATCATGTGTGGAGAGCTGCGCCTTACCTTCATTACACAGTCCCCATCCACTACCATTGAGGTCCGGCCTGAATGGAGAGCAAAAATTAAGAATTACAATCTGTTGGATGTCCCGGGAGTGATGAATAATATGGAGAAGAGTGGGGAGATGTCCCCAAGCATGTTGGCCTGCTTccattactttttaaaaaactacCGTAAAAATGTGTGTACAGCAAGCAGTGCCCATATCTTGCTCATGAGTGAAGGCCAAAAAGTTGAGCTTTTCTTCAAAGATCAGTCAGGCTGGCAGGATGGTACAAATGACGTTGTTCTCCCTGATAATATTGTTATATTTATTGGTGCCAACAACTGTCCTGAGATGATTCATGATAGAAGACACTATTAA